The DNA window AGCCACCACTTCACACAGCCTTGGTGGCTGATTCTAGGACCCACAGTGCCAAAATCCCACAGGTATCCAAAACCCTCAGCCTCACCCAAACTCCTGCCTGGCTCAACATGAGGCTCTTCTCGCCTCTAGTCTAGTCTGGTCGTCCTTAGGGTGAGTTTTCACAAACTTCTCAGCAGAAAATCGagtacagaagttcctgtcatggctcagcagttaatgaacctgactagtatccatgaggatgcaggttggatccctggcctcgctcagtgggttaaggatctggcattgctctgagctttggtgtaggtccacatgtggctcagatccaatgttgctgtggcataggccagcagtgtagctccaattcagcccctagcctgggaactagcatatgccataagtgcagtcctaaaaagacacacacaaaaaaaggcaagTACATTCAGTTCCCAGGTGCtatcccacccccccacctcctttcccaAATACAGACTTTTTCGGAGCACATGGGTGAGGGATGGCACAACTGTTAGAGCCCAGGATGCATTAAGTGCCAGCTGCCCCCATGCACCTCCTGGGTTCGTCGTACCCCAGCACTCCGAGGgagtgaggaagctgaggtgcAGAGAGCAGACATGTCTGGTTTGAGATCACATGGCAGCAGCAgctggagagaggcagaggaacCCTACCTCTGCCCTCTGCTTGCCCACCTCACCTTCACCAGAAGGACCAGCCATCCCTTCATCTGGCCCAGGAAATGGAGTAGCTGGCAGCTCAGCCTGGGCGGGTTGGCCTGACTGTTAAGTTCCAGCTTTGCCATTCATCAGCTGTGAAACCCCAGGCCAATGGCTTTGCTTCTCTGAGTCTCATCTTAATCATCTCAGAACTGGAGAACTAGCCATGGGCCTCTCAGGTTGAGAGAATCCCCATCTGTCAAGTAGGGTCACTGAAAAAGGGAATGATGAGGTGTCTGCCATCAGGCAGAATAGAAGTTACCAAGAAAATGGCCCAGAGTAGggggggaataaaaaaaaaaaagccatagaaaGTTTCAATGGGGGAGAGGAGAAGCTGAGCACAACTCCTTTCTTTGTAACGTTTTATGGTTCCCACGCACCCTCAGCAGGATTATCTCCCTCATGCAACCCTGGGATATCTGCCCCATGCCAAAGAGGCAGgcacaggcccagagaggttaagggccgtagccaaggtcacacagcatatAAGAGGCAGAGCAATACTGGAAGTTGGTTCTTGTGGCCGTAAATTCAGTGATTGCTTGCATACAAGGTTAGAGGCACAAAGCATTTGGGGAAAGTTTCTGGAAGAGTTGAACTGGGCCTTAAGGAATGGAAGAGCCTTAGctatgcagagagagagagaaatagaaaaataattatttctggagttcctgtcgtggcgcagcagaaacaaatctgactaggaaccatgtggttgcgggttcaatccctggccttgttcagtgggttaaggatctggcattgacgtgagctgtggtgtaggtggcagacgcggtaccgatccagcattgctgtggctgtggcataggctggcagctgtagctccaattagacccctagcctgggaacgtccatatgccgcaggtgtggccctaaaaaaaaaagaaagaaagaaagaaaaataattatttctttcagaatCATGAATATTTCAGAAGTCCCCAGACCCCAGCAGAGCTGCCTTAGGAAGCACTGGCTGAGAATGCAAGTTCTGGAGTCCAGCAGATCCAAGATGGACcaccttgtcttgttcctctgtgtgaccttgggcaagctgttTACTCCATCCAAGCCTTAGTTTACTCTTCTCTGAAATGGAAacctcctgctgtggctcagtgggttaggatcccaacatagtgtccatgaggatgcaggttaaatccccggccttgctcaggttgaggatctggtgttgctgtgagctgctgtgtaggtcgcagatgcagctcggatccagtgttgctgtggcgatggttgtggcctaggccagcagctgcagctcccaatttttttttctttttagggccacacctgcagcatatggaaatacccagcTAGCACTGaatcagaactggagctgcagctgccagcctatgccacggtcatagcaacaccagaactgagccatgtctgcaacctacaccacagctcagggcaacaccggatccttaacccactgagtgaggccagggattgacccacatcctcatgaatactagtggggtgagttactgctaagccacaacaggaactcctgcatctccagttcatcccttagcctgggaatttccatatgcctcaggtgcagccgtaaaaaaagaaaaagaggagttcccgacgtggcgcggtggttaatgagtccgactaggaaccatgaggttgtgggttcaatccctggccttgctcggatcccacattgctgtggatctggcgtaggctggtggctacagctctgattagacccctagcctgggaacctccatatgccacgggaagcagccctagaaaaggcaaaaagaggaaaaaaagaagaaaccttggagttccctggtggtttggtgggttaaggatccaaaggtGTCACTCctgctgctcaggtcactgctgtggcttgggttcagtccctggaatTTCcgaatgccacaggtgtagccaaatcAAATAAAATGGGAACCTCATAGCTCTTACCTCAGAGCAGCAGTTGTCAAAGTTGTCCCCTCTCCAGCAGTATCAGCATGACAAAGGAACTAGctagaaataaagattttcagGCTCCACCCAGACCTGAGCAGAAACTCCAGTGGGCCCAACCagcagttttgttttggttttgtttgtctgtttgtttgttttgctttttagggctgcaccctcagctatggaggttctcaggctaggggtcgaatcagagctgcagctgccagcctacaacacagccacagcaatgcgggatctgagctatgtctgcaacctacatcacagctcatggcaacactggatccttaacctgctgagcgaggccagggatggaacccacatcctcatggttcctagtcgggttcattaaccacagagccatgacaagaactccccaaCCAGCTGTTTTAATAGGATTTTGACACACACTCCGGTGTGGGGTCGTTCAACCAATAAGACTTCTGGATGGTGCAGACAGTGCTCTGGGCTCCCCAAGCCCCTGACCAGTTTCCCAACCTGTCTCCAGGTGCGGTTCCCGTCCCACTTCAGCTCCGACCTGAAGGATCTGCTTCGGAACCTCCTGCAGGTGGACCTCACCAAACGCTTTGGGAACCTTAAGAACGGAGTCAATGACATCAAGAACCACAAGTGGTTTGCCACGACTGACTGGATTGCCATCTACCAGAGGAAGGTGGGgctccccacacccctccccaggCTCACTGAGGGATTTGGGGGGGAGGCCAAGAGCCAGAGAGTGTTGCCAATGGTGAAATGAAAAGGGAAGGGGAATTTGAAAATAGGCTGTGGGCTCTGGGTCAATCTAGATAAGGAAGCTTAGCACAAAGAGGGTCTAGAAACAGAATCGTGGGGTCACTTGGCTACTCGTTGACCTTGGGCAGGAGACTCCCTTCTCTGGAAAGTAATTTCCCCATGGGTAAGTTGGCTATAATAAGATTCTTGGGTTTGTTAAGGTGAGTCCACACCCTAATGCTAATAAGCTGAGGCCTGGGTCAGAGTAAGTTATTTCACGAATGTTAGCCCATTCGCATTTATTGTTGTTAGGGAGGGTTACATTGACTGCTGAGGTCTGTGTGGTTCTTGACCCCTCTCCAGGTGGAAGCTCCCTTCATACCAAAGTTTAAAGGCCCTGGGGACACGAGTAACTTTGATGACTATGAGGAAGAAGAGATCCGAGTCTCCATCAATGAGAAGTGTGGCAAGGAGTTTTCTGAGTTTTAGGGGTGTGCCTGTGCCCCCaagggttttctttccttttttttttttttttttttttgatgggggggtggggtgggaggattGGATTGAACAGCCAGAGGGCCCCAGAGTTCCTTGCATCTAATTtcatcctgcccccacccccccctccAGGGTAGGGGGAGCAGGGAGCCCAGATATTTGGAGGAACAGAAACACCAGCTGCTCCCCCTCACCCCTTTTGCCATCCTTCCCCCCCCTCACTtttgccttcctcctcccccacggCCCCGCACCCCAGCCCACTTCTGCCTGTTTTAAATGAGTTTCTCAGTTCTTCCAGTCAGACCAGGTCTTGCTGGTGTGTCAGGGACAGGGTGTGGGAAGAGGGGCCCAAATGTAACTCTAGTGCCACCCCCCCAAACTACAAACACCACTCTCTAAGGGCAAATGAATGAGAGCAGTCCTGTCAGGGAAGGAGACATTTTAGTGTTCAATGGGCTGCTtgctagaatttaaaaaaaaaaaaacaatttacaaTCTTATTTAAGTTCCACcaatgcctccctccctccttcctctcccaccccttcccatGCCCCTCTGCCCCAAATCCATTTTAACAAAGCTGGGAAGCAGACTGACTTTGTAAAGGAAGAAGCTGGGGTTCCAACCTCTTCCCCAAGCTGCTAATCCCACCCCCCTGCTCCCCTGTCAAGCCTGGACCGGTCTCAGGCCCTTTAGGAAGCCCCTTGTACCCCAACAGACCTGCTTCACCCTTGGGCTTCGGGACCCAGACAAAGCAGCTGCCCCTCTCCCTGCCAAAGAGGAGTTGTCCCTGAAAAGATAGAGGGGGAGCCCCAAGCCCAGGGTCTTTCCTCTCAGTAACATTTCCCCAAACTCCTTACTTTTATTCTCAGCTAGATGTTACTGTCCAGCCTCCTTTCAGTTAGGAAGgcaaccccccccgcccccccgcaatCCCCCTGATGGTCCCTGGTTCAAGGCCGGGATTGCTGGGGAGGGACTGCCTGTTTTTTTCACCCAGCagcctccgccccctcccccatcctgggcACTCTTCCTCTGCTTAGCTGTCAGCTGTCAATCACCCGTTCTCAACCCCCcccatttgtgggttttttttttttcctcttaatagaAAAGTCGAGTGCCACCCCATTCATCCCCATGTTTGTCTCATAATTTCTCCCCATCCCAGGAGGAGTTctcaggcctggggtggggccccGGGTGGGCGCGGGGTCGATTCAACCTGTGTGCTGCGAAGGACGCAACTTCCTCTTGAACAGTGTGCTGTTGtaaacatatttgaaaactattatcaataaagttttgtttaaaaaaaagtgtcccTGGTGTTCCCGACTTTGGTCACCCACCCACACATCCCCAGGGGGTTGGAAAGGGAATTTCGGACTCCAGCGTCCAGGCTGATCAGCACCTGGCCTGAAGTCCTGGTAAAACCTGGTTTAGCTGGAATTCCGCCACTCCCCTCGCCTCGGAGGAGAAGGGGGCGTCAAACTGTCCTCTGACCCCAGATTGGGGGTCCCCACATTCTGAGACGcgccaccccactccaccccaccccacccccggcgtCCTACCGGAGGCCGAAAGGGCGGGCGTTCTAGAGAGAAACGGGCTGGCCAGCCCGGCGGCCGCGGGGGCGGCCCTTACAGggggggcatggggtgggggagacggTGCGCGCCCCCCTCCCCGCATCCTCCGAGGGGGCCAAGCGCGCCCAAGGGGCGCGGGGGTGGCGGTGGTCCAAGGGTTCCCGCGGCGCGGGGCGAGCGCGGTGGCCCGGCCCGCGGGCGGCGAGTTCCCGGTAAGTGCGGTCCCGAGAGCGGAGCGCGCCGGGGAGGCGTGGAGAGGGGGGCTGGGCGCCGGGGACGTCTGGGTCCCGCGCCCAATGGCTGGAGGGCGGCCGAGCaccgcccgcccgccccgcccgccccctctcccctcccccccctcggcgctcccctccccctcccccgctcgCCGctttcccccgcccccgccccggcgcCAACTCCGCGGCGCCTCCTTAAAAAGCGCGCGGGAGTTGTAAGGGGGGGGCCGGAGCGAGCCGGAGTGAGCGAGAGCGCAGGGTAaagggggcgggcggggggcccGGGCTCCACCTTAAAAGCGGGcgcgtgggggtgggagggaggaaggcgggcggcggggaggagggagggagggaaggaaggggggccAGAGTGTCCCGGGCGCAGGGCGCGcgtgcggcggcggcggcggcggcggcggcggggaggggcCGTCCGCGCCgcgctcccctcctccctcctcgcATCCCCGGCCCCGCGCGCGCCCTGCCGAAGCGGgcctgtgtgtgcgtgcgtgcgagtgagtgagtgtgtgcatatttttttctctcttttctttctctctcactgttttctctctctcgCGCTCCCTCTctctcgttcttttttttttttttttttttttttttttttttgcaaagaaacAGCAGCGCCGCCGCCGCTCCGCCGAGGCGCTGCGCCCCCCGGGGGGGGGAGGCGGAGGAGGCGGGCAGCggcagagggaggggagccgGGGAGGGGGGCGCCGCGCTGGGAGGGAGGCAGCGCGCACGGTGCAGCCGGGCCGGGCGGGAGGCATGGCGGGGCCCCCGGCCCTACCCCCGCCGGAGACGGCGGCGGCCGCCACCACGGCGGCCGCTACCTCGTCGTCCGCCGCTTCCCCGCACTACCAAGAGTGGATCCTGGACACCATCGACTCGCTGCGCTCGCGCAAGGCGCGGCCGGACCTGGAGCGCATCTGCCGGATGGTGCGGCGGCGGCACGGCCCGGAGCCGGAGCGCACGCGCGCCGAGCTCGAGAAACTGATCCAGCAGCGCGCCGTGCTCCGGGTCAGCTACAAGGGGAGCATCTCGTACCGCAACGCGGCGCGCGTCCAGCCGCCCCGGCGCGGAGCCACCCCGCCGGCCCCACCGCGCGCCCCCCGCGGGGgccccgctgccgccgccgcgcCGCCGCCCACGCCCGCCCCGCCGCCACCGCCCGCGCCCGTCTCCGCCGCCGCCCCGGCCCGGGCGCCCCGCGCGGCCGCCGCTGCTGCCGCCACAGCGCCCCCCTCGCCCGGCCCCGCGCAGCCGGGACCCCGCGCGCAGCGGGCCGCGCCCCTGGCCGCGCCGCCGCCCGTGCCCGCCGCTCCTCCGGCGGCGGCGCCCCCGGCCGGCCCGCGCCGCGCCCCCCCGCCCGCCGTCGCCGCCCGGGAGCCGCCGTGCCGCCGCCGCCACAGCCGCCGGCgccgccacagcagcagcagccgccgccgccgcagccacagcagccgcCGGAGGGGGGCGCGGCGCGGGCCGGCGGCCCGGCGCGGCCCGTAAGCCTGCGGGAAGTCGTGCGCTACCTCGGGGGCAGCGGCGGCGCCGGCGGCCGCCTGACCCGCGGCCGCGTGCAGGGGCTGCTAGAGGAGGAAGCGGCGGCGCGGGGCCGCCTGGAGCGCACCCGCCTCGGAGCGCCCGTGGTGCCCCGCGGGGACAGGCCTGGGCGGGCGCCGCCAGCTGCCAGCGCCCGCGCGTCGCGGAGCAAGGTGAGCGCGCCGCGGAGGGGGGCGCCGCTCGGTGGGCAGGTGCGGGCGAAGTTGGTGTCAGGGCGCGAGTCCCCGGAGGAACGGGGTGGCAGGCGGCCCGGGCTTTGCGCTTCTTCCCTGCGGGCTTGGTGCGTGGTGACCTTGGCAAGTGACTTAATCTtacccagcctcagtttcttgcGTCGTAAATTGCAAATTAATAACAGTAGCGACATTTTGGGGTTGTTGAGCGAGTTTAGTGAGATTTGGCCTCTGAGGGCTTTAATAACACAGAACCTGGCATTGAGTGAACGTGTAAAAAGTTAGTCCGTGTTGATATTAAAGGTGGTGGTTAGGCACATCACTCGGTCCTAGATCCTAGGGGTTGGATGTGGGGCCAGAACAGCTACTAATCTTGCGTGCCTGTCTCCCTTGCATCAGAGAGGTGGAGAAGAGCGAGTGcttgaaaaggaagaggaggaggaagatgatgaagatgaagatgatgaagatgaagtGTCTGAGGGCTCTGAGGTGCCAGAGGGTGACCGTCCTGCAGGTGC is part of the Sus scrofa isolate TJ Tabasco breed Duroc chromosome 2, Sscrofa11.1, whole genome shotgun sequence genome and encodes:
- the SAMD1 gene encoding LOW QUALITY PROTEIN: atherin (The sequence of the model RefSeq protein was modified relative to this genomic sequence to represent the inferred CDS: inserted 1 base in 1 codon), giving the protein MAGPPALPPPETAAAATTAAATSSSAASPHYQEWILDTIDSLRSRKARPDLERICRMVRRRHGPEPERTRAELEKLIQQRAVLRVSYKGSISYRNAARVQPPRRGATPPAPPRAPRGGPAAAAAPPPTPAPPPPPAPVSAAAPARAPRAAAAAAATAPPSPGPAQPGPRAQRAAPLAAPPPVPAAPPAAAPPAGPRRAPPPAVAAREPPXPPPPQPPAPPQQQQPPPPQPQQPPEGGAARAGGPARPVSLREVVRYLGGSGGAGGRLTRGRVQGLLEEEAAARGRLERTRLGAPVVPRGDRPGRAPPAASARASRSKRGGEERVLEKEEEEEDDEDEDDEDEVSEGSEVPEGDRPAGAQHHQLNGERGPQSAKERVKEWTPCGPHQGQDEGRGPAPGSGTRQVFSMATMNKEGGSASSATGPDSPSPVPLPPGKPALPGADGTPFGCPSGRKEKPSDPVEWTVTDVVEYFTEAGFPEQATAFQEQEIDGKSLLLMQRTDVLTGLSIRLGPALKIYEHHIKVLQQGHFEDEDPDGFLG